A portion of the Leptospira noumeaensis genome contains these proteins:
- a CDS encoding LIC12231 family lipoprotein — protein MTIARTKVLKLGLLISVFFVLSNCLISYKDHPKILPLPAEEKTIDANFVYVLPTFPQLNLGGREALKNYFQNKTRFKNTVEGVDVPKSGYLVNVKVNYRSPSPEATVFLGISTLTATLLPAWSTQDGYDIQYLLYKDGKKVATYDYHIFRTYAQWLLFVPISWYNFETATEREVFERTTLKFFEDAKEHF, from the coding sequence ATGACCATAGCCAGAACTAAAGTTTTAAAATTAGGATTATTAATCTCAGTATTTTTTGTTTTATCCAATTGTTTGATCAGTTATAAAGATCATCCGAAAATTCTTCCTCTTCCTGCGGAAGAAAAAACAATTGATGCAAATTTTGTTTATGTTCTTCCCACTTTTCCTCAACTCAACTTAGGGGGAAGGGAAGCCTTAAAGAATTATTTTCAAAACAAAACGCGTTTTAAAAATACGGTGGAAGGAGTGGATGTACCAAAGTCAGGATATTTGGTGAATGTAAAGGTTAACTACCGTTCACCGTCTCCAGAAGCAACAGTATTTCTTGGAATTTCAACTCTAACGGCTACCTTACTTCCTGCTTGGTCAACACAAGACGGATACGATATCCAATACCTTCTCTATAAAGATGGAAAAAAAGTAGCAACTTATGATTACCATATTTTTAGAACCTATGCGCAGTGGCTTTTGTTTGTTCCTATCTCTTGGTACAATTTTGAAACTGCAACGGAAAGAGAAGTATTCGAAAGAACCACTCTCAAGTTTTTTGAGGATGCCAAGGAACATTTCTAA
- the panB gene encoding 3-methyl-2-oxobutanoate hydroxymethyltransferase → MKNIILQYKKKYDAGDPISVITCYDYTFATLFNRTEVDCLLVGDSLGMVIQGNHSTLPVTLDEIIYHTKAVCKGAPDKTIVADLPFLSYQTSIEDGIRSAGRVLKETNASCVKLEGDSDFIIELTKRMTESGIPVFAHLGLTPQSVHTLGGHRVQGKTEAARSKMVRKSRELAEAGAFALLLEMVPESLGKEITESIRIPTIGIGAGKYTSGQVLVMQDLLGLNEDFHPKFLKKFGNLSGAVKDAVNLYHREVTKREYPSDAHVFSDT, encoded by the coding sequence ATGAAAAACATTATTCTACAGTATAAAAAAAAATACGATGCAGGTGATCCCATCTCTGTCATCACTTGTTACGATTATACCTTTGCGACACTTTTTAACAGAACAGAAGTGGATTGCCTCCTTGTGGGTGATTCTCTCGGAATGGTGATCCAAGGAAATCATTCCACACTACCTGTTACTTTAGATGAAATCATCTATCATACAAAAGCGGTTTGTAAGGGAGCTCCTGACAAAACCATTGTTGCCGATTTGCCATTTTTATCTTACCAAACATCCATTGAAGACGGGATTCGTTCTGCAGGCCGTGTGCTCAAAGAAACCAATGCCTCTTGTGTGAAACTGGAAGGAGATTCTGACTTTATCATCGAACTGACAAAAAGGATGACGGAATCAGGAATTCCTGTGTTTGCTCATTTGGGTCTCACTCCACAATCGGTTCACACTCTTGGTGGCCACCGTGTCCAAGGAAAAACGGAAGCCGCACGTTCCAAAATGGTTCGTAAATCCAGAGAACTTGCCGAAGCAGGCGCTTTTGCCTTGTTACTCGAGATGGTTCCCGAATCTCTCGGAAAAGAAATCACAGAATCCATTCGCATTCCTACAATTGGGATTGGAGCTGGAAAGTACACTTCGGGCCAGGTGCTTGTGATGCAGGATTTACTGGGCCTCAATGAAGACTTTCATCCTAAGTTTTTGAAGAAGTTTGGAAATCTTAGCGGGGCGGTAAAGGATGCAGTGAATTTGTACCACCGCGAAGTTACGAAACGTGAGTATCCGTCGGATGCCCACGTTTTTTCAGATACTTAA
- a CDS encoding DsbA family oxidoreductase, producing the protein MSTNSEPFSIDIVSDVACPWCYVGKKKLELALQTVGDKIDPQVRWRPFQLSPEIPEEGIDYKEHLTQKFGSLDRLDGAWQRLTEIGRSVGIPFQFEAIPKATNTLILHALVAGLPTLEEQAKLVDLFFAANFSEGKDLTDKETIWKVAEPLYKDRGKFDSIFENPELKENIRQEISYYHQNGISGVPYFIIGGKYAVSGAQDPSVFVEVIETVLKERESEKQSQ; encoded by the coding sequence ATGTCAACCAACTCTGAACCTTTTTCCATTGATATCGTATCTGATGTAGCTTGCCCCTGGTGTTATGTCGGAAAAAAGAAACTGGAGTTGGCCCTCCAAACCGTTGGTGATAAAATCGATCCACAAGTTCGATGGAGACCTTTCCAACTTTCTCCTGAAATTCCAGAAGAAGGAATCGATTACAAAGAGCACCTAACACAAAAATTTGGAAGTTTGGATAGGCTCGATGGAGCTTGGCAACGTCTTACCGAAATTGGAAGATCAGTAGGTATCCCTTTTCAGTTTGAAGCCATTCCAAAAGCAACCAATACACTCATTTTACATGCACTTGTAGCTGGACTTCCTACTTTGGAAGAACAAGCTAAACTCGTGGATTTGTTTTTTGCTGCTAATTTTTCAGAAGGAAAGGATCTTACTGACAAAGAAACCATTTGGAAGGTGGCAGAACCATTGTACAAAGATCGTGGTAAGTTTGATTCCATTTTTGAAAACCCAGAACTCAAAGAAAATATCCGACAAGAAATTTCTTATTACCATCAAAATGGAATCAGCGGTGTTCCATACTTTATCATTGGTGGGAAATATGCTGTGAGTGGCGCGCAAGACCCTTCCGTTTTTGTAGAAGTGATCGAAACGGTTTTAAAAGAACGCGAGTCAGAAAAACAAAGTCAATAA
- a CDS encoding rhodanese-like domain-containing protein: protein MVPEIDVVSFKKRLDARAEGKDDFFVLDVRNPNEQQIALVPGTDKLIPVSELAARIEEIKNQIDKEILVYCRSGGRSGMACGILAQAGFKSYKNVAGGTLAYSDLVDPSMQKY from the coding sequence ATGGTACCGGAAATCGATGTAGTTAGTTTTAAAAAACGTCTGGATGCACGTGCAGAAGGAAAGGATGATTTTTTTGTATTGGATGTAAGAAACCCAAATGAACAACAAATTGCTCTAGTTCCAGGTACTGACAAACTCATTCCCGTAAGCGAACTTGCAGCCCGAATCGAAGAAATCAAAAACCAAATTGATAAAGAAATTTTAGTGTATTGCCGTTCTGGTGGAAGGTCTGGTATGGCTTGTGGAATTTTAGCCCAAGCAGGATTTAAGTCTTATAAAAACGTAGCCGGAGGAACTCTAGCCTATTCCGATTTAGTCGATCCTTCCATGCAAAAGTATTAA
- a CDS encoding Acg family FMN-binding oxidoreductase produces the protein MKLTRKRFLINSFASGALVSLSTLQKNLFAYGAESSALHRKDPIGFAESLGFTKPLEQILLTALLAPNSHNSQPWKIKKVSDSEFLLFGDGEKQLPEIDSLNRQFFHTQGTFLELAHLTADKLMFDTNITYFPKGKPSSKTFSTLPVAKFQIAPKSKCVHDFLFSGVSDRRMDRSIYSGNFITNEEINDLKILMGPTKHKLLFVNDPKQLETILPILDAAFAMETNRTESNELNRKWFRVSKEDIYQKRDGLTLEGNGLSGIKLWFAKTFFVDLSKEAWHSKSSKDAGIQMFQNQVYSSKALVFFITEGSDEERTWMEVGRDFMRVSLASAVRKIAFHTMNQSVEDYPESREFTKQLKTILGLKSKEQIQLIARLGRSSYEYNSPRRELESFLI, from the coding sequence ATGAAGCTCACAAGAAAAAGATTTCTAATCAACAGTTTTGCCTCAGGTGCCCTAGTTTCCCTCTCCACATTACAAAAAAATTTATTTGCCTATGGGGCCGAATCCTCCGCCCTCCACAGAAAAGATCCCATTGGATTTGCAGAATCACTTGGGTTTACTAAACCATTGGAGCAAATCCTTCTTACGGCTCTTCTCGCCCCCAATTCCCATAATTCACAACCTTGGAAAATTAAAAAGGTATCGGATTCCGAATTTTTACTTTTTGGTGACGGAGAAAAACAACTTCCCGAAATTGATTCCCTCAACCGGCAATTTTTTCACACACAAGGGACTTTTTTAGAACTCGCTCATTTAACAGCCGATAAACTTATGTTTGATACCAATATCACATATTTTCCAAAAGGAAAACCAAGTTCTAAAACGTTTTCTACTTTGCCAGTAGCTAAATTTCAAATTGCCCCAAAATCAAAATGTGTTCATGACTTTTTATTTTCTGGAGTCAGTGACCGTAGAATGGACAGGTCTATCTATTCAGGAAATTTCATTACGAACGAAGAAATCAATGATTTAAAAATATTAATGGGGCCAACCAAACATAAATTACTCTTTGTGAATGATCCCAAACAATTAGAAACCATCTTACCTATACTAGATGCAGCATTCGCTATGGAAACCAATCGTACAGAATCGAATGAACTAAATCGCAAATGGTTTCGAGTTTCCAAAGAAGATATCTATCAAAAACGAGATGGACTTACCCTGGAAGGGAATGGACTTTCCGGAATCAAACTTTGGTTTGCCAAAACATTTTTCGTAGATTTATCGAAAGAAGCCTGGCATTCGAAATCTTCTAAGGATGCTGGAATCCAAATGTTTCAAAACCAAGTCTATTCTTCGAAGGCTCTTGTTTTTTTCATTACAGAAGGTTCTGATGAGGAACGTACTTGGATGGAAGTGGGACGAGATTTTATGCGAGTGAGTTTGGCCTCTGCTGTGCGTAAAATTGCCTTTCACACCATGAACCAATCTGTGGAAGATTATCCAGAAAGTAGAGAGTTCACCAAACAACTGAAAACGATACTGGGATTAAAATCAAAAGAACAAATCCAATTGATTGCAAGGCTCGGAAGAAGTTCCTATGAATACAATTCCCCTAGACGTGAATTAGAAAGTTTTTTAATTTAA
- a CDS encoding 3-deoxy-7-phosphoheptulonate synthase: MKPTANLRILEQHNLIPPSVIIEELPLTDQACEVVVRTRSEISDIIHGKDNKRMLVVVGPCSVHDIDAVMEYASKLKPKIEEYKNELLIVMRVYFEKPRTTVGWKGLINDPDLDGSFHINKGLQLARKLLLDLNNMGIPCGTEFLDVISPQYIADLVAWGAIGARTTESQVHRELASGLSAPIGFKNGTDGNVQIAVDAIRSASSSHHFLSVTNQGSSAIFRTAGNKDTHVILRGGNKGPNFDEASVNELGAQIEKAGLPPKVMIDCSHGNSQKDFRKQPAVIEAVAEQFAKGSNYILGVMVESHLKEGNQSIDAKPLTYGQSITDACVSWETTVPMFERLAEAARKRK, translated from the coding sequence ATGAAACCTACAGCCAATTTAAGAATTTTAGAACAACACAATCTCATCCCTCCATCTGTCATTATAGAAGAACTTCCATTGACAGACCAAGCCTGCGAAGTGGTAGTCCGCACCAGAAGTGAAATTTCTGATATCATCCACGGAAAAGACAACAAACGTATGTTAGTTGTCGTAGGCCCTTGTTCTGTCCATGACATTGATGCCGTGATGGAATATGCATCCAAACTCAAACCAAAAATTGAAGAGTATAAAAACGAACTTCTGATTGTGATGCGTGTTTATTTTGAAAAACCAAGAACCACTGTGGGTTGGAAGGGACTTATCAACGATCCCGATTTAGACGGATCGTTTCATATCAACAAAGGTTTACAACTTGCCCGCAAACTTCTGTTAGATCTCAATAACATGGGAATCCCTTGCGGAACCGAATTTTTAGATGTGATTTCTCCTCAGTACATTGCTGACTTAGTGGCATGGGGTGCCATTGGTGCTAGAACCACAGAAAGCCAAGTACACAGGGAACTCGCATCTGGTCTTTCAGCACCCATTGGTTTTAAAAATGGAACGGATGGGAATGTTCAGATCGCTGTGGATGCCATTCGTTCGGCAAGTTCTAGCCATCATTTTCTTTCTGTGACTAACCAAGGTAGTAGTGCCATTTTTCGAACCGCAGGAAACAAAGACACTCATGTAATTTTACGTGGGGGAAACAAAGGGCCTAACTTCGATGAGGCGTCTGTCAATGAACTCGGTGCCCAAATTGAAAAAGCAGGCCTTCCTCCCAAAGTAATGATCGATTGTTCTCATGGAAATAGCCAAAAGGACTTTCGCAAACAACCAGCAGTGATTGAGGCTGTAGCAGAACAATTTGCCAAAGGTAGTAACTACATCCTAGGTGTGATGGTGGAAAGTCATTTGAAAGAAGGAAACCAGTCCATTGATGCGAAACCTCTGACTTATGGCCAGTCCATCACAGATGCTTGTGTCTCTTGGGAAACAACTGTTCCTATGTTTGAACGATTGGCAGAAGCTGCTAGAAAGAGAAAATAA
- a CDS encoding EAL domain-containing protein has protein sequence MKHKFPEDQLIEAPSGKIPKLYSCAECRNGAGLDFSFTMAFQPIIDWNQKTIYSHEALVRGTSGESAYSILSKLNATNRYQFDQSCRIKAIQLASQIGIPSYLNINFLPNAVYQPETCIRTTLEASQEYQFPLNRLVFELTEGEEVQDHDHIINIFKKYQEYGFLTAIDDFGSGYSGLNLLAKFQPDLIKLDMELIRNIHTNSVAQKLTKAIAGVCQEIGIKVIAEGVETIEELKVLVDMGISLYQGYLFSKPAFESAGEVFYPTL, from the coding sequence ATGAAGCATAAATTTCCGGAAGACCAACTCATCGAAGCACCCTCAGGTAAAATCCCAAAGTTGTATAGTTGTGCAGAGTGTCGTAATGGGGCAGGCCTAGATTTTTCTTTTACGATGGCCTTCCAACCCATCATCGATTGGAACCAAAAAACAATTTATTCCCATGAGGCACTGGTTCGCGGGACGAGTGGCGAGTCCGCGTATTCCATTCTTTCTAAGCTTAATGCCACTAACAGATACCAGTTTGATCAATCGTGTCGCATTAAAGCCATTCAATTGGCAAGTCAGATTGGTATTCCCTCATATTTGAATATTAACTTTTTGCCAAATGCTGTCTACCAACCAGAAACTTGTATTCGAACAACTTTAGAAGCCAGCCAAGAATACCAATTCCCATTGAATCGATTGGTATTTGAATTAACGGAAGGTGAAGAAGTACAAGATCATGATCACATCATTAATATTTTTAAAAAATACCAAGAATATGGATTTTTGACTGCGATTGATGATTTTGGATCTGGTTACTCAGGACTTAATTTACTCGCAAAATTCCAACCTGATTTGATTAAATTAGATATGGAACTCATCCGTAACATCCATACCAATTCGGTGGCACAAAAATTAACCAAGGCCATTGCGGGTGTATGCCAAGAAATTGGAATTAAGGTGATTGCCGAGGGTGTTGAAACAATCGAAGAATTGAAAGTTTTGGTAGATATGGGAATTTCTCTTTACCAAGGTTATTTGTTTTCCAAACCAGCCTTTGAATCCGCTGGTGAAGTGTTCTATCCAACTCTTTAA
- a CDS encoding YihY/virulence factor BrkB family protein: MKRLRRFFSEVYLYDVHGLASELSFTFLLTLFPLLVVFVTLLGLLQDPKTINLVTDQIGKFLPAPIFQPIDKSVENLTKVKSYNVIALSIAISFFSSLTIFGTISKALRFISRDETKVGFIASQWINFRLLVISLVLLVLYFYLTYGMVHAEKILFQKFRFGFFRNSPYLSVSLIILPYSIGLFTFYYAYITKAKTTLKENLPGAIVASLLVLGMSFGFQFYLKMKNVGVNYSLAYDLISKMVVLMLYTYINSTFFIWGFLWNQVLADDRNKKSQSKK, from the coding sequence ATGAAACGACTCCGACGATTTTTCAGTGAAGTGTACTTGTACGATGTCCATGGTCTGGCTTCGGAACTTTCGTTTACTTTCCTTCTGACTCTCTTCCCACTTCTTGTGGTTTTTGTAACCTTACTTGGGCTTTTGCAAGACCCAAAAACCATCAATTTGGTGACAGACCAAATTGGGAAATTTTTACCCGCACCCATCTTTCAACCCATAGACAAAAGCGTAGAAAATCTAACAAAAGTTAAAAGTTATAATGTAATTGCTTTAAGCATTGCGATTTCGTTTTTTTCGAGTTTGACTATTTTTGGAACCATCTCCAAAGCACTCCGATTTATTTCCCGGGATGAAACAAAAGTTGGATTTATCGCTTCTCAGTGGATCAACTTTCGTTTGCTTGTAATCTCTCTTGTTTTACTCGTTTTATACTTTTATTTAACTTATGGAATGGTTCACGCGGAAAAGATTTTGTTTCAAAAGTTTCGGTTTGGATTTTTTCGAAATAGTCCTTATCTTTCTGTTTCTCTGATTATTTTGCCTTATAGCATTGGGCTTTTTACATTCTATTATGCTTATATTACCAAAGCAAAAACCACTTTAAAAGAAAATTTACCAGGTGCGATCGTTGCGTCACTACTGGTTCTTGGAATGAGTTTTGGATTTCAATTTTATTTAAAAATGAAAAACGTAGGTGTGAATTATTCCTTAGCCTATGACTTGATTTCTAAAATGGTAGTTCTTATGTTGTACACTTATATCAACTCAACATTTTTTATTTGGGGATTTTTATGGAACCAAGTACTTGCTGATGATCGGAATAAAAAATCTCAGTCTAAAAAATAA
- a CDS encoding sulfite exporter TauE/SafE family protein, which produces MDLNFQIYNEFIWGFWPGIIVVFAVGFFVGYLASFLGLGGGFIYTPFFHSFFHLTAVQAVAVSLAQMPVSSLSGLVVYYKNNKIRWKQGFLLLCTSIPTAQYTGYKFGRFEDTELGKQLYYGIPFSEFIYLIVFTVFLGILAIYNLVTALKRRKKYYQSLEAQSQNSYPTLMASSEISDSNSNSGSNVDLSASTQKNHSESFSYSRKSVVIVLLTGIFFGLFSSFFGIGGGFLAVPLFVYYFRMSPVEAVATSFLGIFLTSFGTSILYFFQGKLHLELALIGSFGGIFGARIGSLKAINAKPYTILLVTATFQFLVVIWYVIGKLPKF; this is translated from the coding sequence TTGGATCTCAACTTTCAAATATACAATGAATTTATTTGGGGATTTTGGCCTGGGATCATCGTTGTATTTGCAGTTGGGTTTTTTGTTGGATATTTAGCATCGTTTTTAGGACTCGGGGGTGGATTCATTTACACCCCTTTCTTTCATAGTTTTTTCCATCTAACGGCAGTTCAAGCTGTTGCTGTTTCTTTAGCGCAGATGCCGGTATCTTCTCTATCCGGACTTGTTGTTTATTATAAAAACAATAAAATTAGATGGAAACAAGGGTTCCTTTTACTTTGTACGTCAATCCCTACAGCCCAGTACACCGGTTATAAATTTGGTAGGTTTGAGGACACCGAACTCGGCAAACAGCTGTATTATGGAATTCCGTTTTCGGAGTTTATCTATCTAATTGTATTTACTGTTTTTTTAGGAATCCTTGCGATTTATAATTTGGTAACAGCACTAAAAAGAAGGAAAAAATACTACCAATCTTTGGAGGCGCAGTCTCAAAATTCTTATCCAACTCTTATGGCCTCTTCCGAAATCTCTGATTCTAATTCCAATTCTGGTTCAAACGTAGATTTGTCTGCATCGACTCAAAAGAATCATTCAGAATCTTTTTCTTATTCTCGCAAATCGGTAGTGATTGTCCTTTTGACGGGAATCTTTTTTGGTTTGTTTTCTTCTTTTTTTGGAATAGGTGGAGGATTCTTAGCAGTCCCTTTATTTGTGTATTACTTTCGAATGAGTCCTGTTGAGGCTGTTGCCACTTCTTTCCTCGGAATTTTTCTCACTTCCTTTGGAACCAGTATATTGTATTTTTTCCAAGGTAAATTACATTTGGAATTGGCACTCATTGGAAGTTTTGGTGGGATTTTTGGGGCAAGGATAGGATCATTAAAAGCAATCAATGCCAAACCTTACACCATCCTTCTAGTTACGGCCACGTTCCAATTCTTAGTTGTGATTTGGTATGTGATTGGGAAACTTCCAAAATTCTAA
- a CDS encoding ABC-F family ATP-binding cassette domain-containing protein, whose protein sequence is MIQFIQIHQHFGPKVLFEGFSWHIKPGCRVAIVGPNGSGKTTLFQMAAGKMKPESGEVIRSKNTVLSLFQQIPEFSPETSVIDTVLDENKLYAEYDGKRKLIESKFETIDHEDPAFEDLLHEQSDLEEFAHLHDLHGLEARAKKILSGLGFSTADFLRKTKEFSPGYHHRIGLAIALLNPHNLLLLDEPTNHLDDKTKSWLADFLVSQNQAFVLVTHDPEFLNQTVDTIIEINPHGTFEFQGSLEEFFEAKNEIQEQLRAQFEKEETYLKSRMEWVERFRAQATKARQVQSVIKRLEKRDKLENPEESFWNQKPDYQFQFVPSSNIILRLENASFSYPDKNTGVKKTIFENAEIEISAGDKVALVGPNGAGKSTLMRCLLERHKLDSGSLYYGPKTKLGYFSQTHGEDLDESLNLVETVIKKYPELSAERARTLLGHFAFPGDGVFKSVKHLSGGEQSRLRLALLVNHPSNCLFLDEPTNHLDIVIREAVKRALIDFPGSLLIISHDPDFMKGLCNRTFQLSGGVLQNLNCSFDDYLKFHKEDETESPAQNTTGKSKFEEKKANPQASKNKRKKLEKEISDLEVQIERLEKNKKDKEELLQDPEFFKNRSFQLEMDTYNDIKREISLLTKRWEDITIELEEMGGVT, encoded by the coding sequence TTGATCCAATTCATCCAAATCCACCAACACTTCGGCCCCAAAGTCCTCTTTGAGGGATTCAGCTGGCATATCAAACCTGGTTGCCGCGTAGCGATTGTTGGCCCAAACGGTTCCGGAAAAACCACCCTATTCCAAATGGCCGCAGGAAAGATGAAACCCGAATCCGGGGAAGTCATTCGTTCCAAAAATACCGTCCTTTCCCTTTTCCAACAGATTCCAGAATTCAGTCCCGAAACTTCAGTGATCGATACGGTTCTCGATGAAAACAAACTCTATGCAGAGTATGATGGAAAACGAAAACTCATCGAATCCAAATTCGAAACCATAGATCATGAAGATCCGGCATTTGAAGATTTACTCCACGAACAAAGTGATTTAGAAGAATTTGCCCACTTACACGACTTACACGGTCTAGAAGCTCGTGCGAAAAAAATTCTTTCTGGTCTTGGATTTTCCACGGCCGACTTCCTTCGTAAAACCAAAGAATTTTCTCCTGGATATCATCACCGTATTGGTCTTGCCATTGCCCTTCTCAACCCACATAATTTATTATTACTCGATGAACCAACAAACCATTTGGATGATAAAACCAAATCGTGGTTAGCTGACTTTTTAGTATCTCAAAACCAAGCCTTTGTTCTTGTGACTCACGATCCAGAATTTCTAAACCAAACGGTTGATACCATCATTGAAATCAATCCTCATGGAACTTTTGAATTCCAAGGAAGTTTGGAAGAATTTTTTGAAGCCAAAAATGAAATCCAAGAACAACTAAGAGCCCAATTCGAAAAAGAAGAAACTTATCTAAAAAGCCGAATGGAATGGGTGGAACGATTTCGTGCCCAAGCAACAAAAGCAAGGCAAGTCCAATCAGTCATCAAACGATTAGAAAAAAGAGACAAACTGGAAAATCCGGAAGAATCTTTCTGGAACCAAAAACCTGATTACCAATTCCAATTTGTTCCCTCTAGTAATATCATCCTTCGTTTAGAAAATGCCTCCTTTTCTTATCCCGATAAAAATACAGGTGTGAAAAAAACGATTTTTGAAAATGCAGAAATCGAAATTTCTGCTGGCGACAAAGTGGCGCTCGTTGGCCCGAATGGAGCAGGGAAATCAACCCTAATGCGTTGTCTTTTAGAAAGGCATAAGTTGGATTCTGGTTCTCTCTATTATGGCCCAAAAACCAAACTAGGATACTTTTCCCAAACTCACGGGGAAGATCTGGATGAAAGCCTGAACCTTGTCGAAACCGTAATCAAAAAATATCCAGAACTGAGCGCCGAAAGAGCAAGAACCTTACTTGGACATTTTGCCTTTCCAGGGGATGGGGTTTTTAAATCCGTAAAACATTTATCGGGAGGGGAACAAAGTCGCCTCCGATTGGCACTCCTTGTCAACCACCCTTCCAATTGTTTATTTTTGGATGAACCCACAAACCACTTGGACATCGTGATTCGAGAAGCGGTCAAACGGGCTCTCATTGATTTTCCAGGAAGCCTTCTCATCATCAGCCACGATCCGGATTTTATGAAAGGCCTTTGTAACCGCACCTTCCAACTTTCCGGCGGTGTCTTACAAAACCTAAATTGCAGTTTTGACGACTACCTCAAGTTCCACAAAGAAGACGAAACGGAATCTCCGGCCCAAAATACCACCGGCAAATCTAAATTTGAAGAAAAAAAAGCCAATCCACAAGCAAGCAAAAACAAACGAAAAAAATTAGAGAAAGAAATTTCCGATTTGGAAGTCCAAATAGAAAGACTGGAAAAAAATAAAAAGGACAAAGAGGAACTTTTACAGGATCCAGAGTTCTTTAAAAACAGAAGTTTTCAGTTGGAAATGGACACTTATAACGATATTAAAAGAGAGATATCCCTCCTTACGAAACGTTGGGAGGATATTACAATAGAACTAGAGGAAATGGGCGGAGTCACATAA